One Schistocerca piceifrons isolate TAMUIC-IGC-003096 chromosome 11, iqSchPice1.1, whole genome shotgun sequence genomic window carries:
- the LOC124720324 gene encoding uncharacterized protein LOC124720324 has protein sequence MPRKCCMPYCRGNYDNGLKVSVLSFPSDEALRLKRIAAVRRNDWGPSTQFVICELHFTADVIVKITSAYDPKLANSLQFTAPLDRPRLKKHAVPSKLPGRRTYLSSKQAPAREDPEGRERLGNQALEKVIEQSVESHKK, from the exons ATGCCACGCAAGTGCTGTATGCCCTATTGTAGGGGAAACTACGACAACGGTTTAAAGGTTAGCGTCTTATCATTCCCGTCTGATGAAGCATTAAGATTGAAACGGATCGCTGCAGTTCGTAGGAATGACTGGGGACCCAGTACACAGTTCGTT atatgtgaactgcatttcacTGCAGACGTCATTGTTAAAATTACCAGTGCTTACGACCCAAAACTGGCAAACTCTTTACAGTTTACAGCACCTTTGGACCGTCCACGTTTAAAGAAAC ATGCTGTACCATCAAAGTTGCCAGGAAGACGTACGTATTTATCTTCAAAACAAGCACCAGCTCGAGAAGATCCAGAGGGTCGCGAACGTTTGGGGAACCAAGCACTTGAGAAAGTCATTGAGCAGAGTGTGGAATCACACAAAAAATGA